Proteins from a single region of Hordeum vulgare subsp. vulgare chromosome 6H, MorexV3_pseudomolecules_assembly, whole genome shotgun sequence:
- the LOC123403125 gene encoding protein OPAQUE1, with product MSYRKGSKVWVEEKGEGWVEAEVVEAKDRSAVVVLTSQRKKISVLPEKLLPRDTDEDLGGGHVDDMTKLTYLNEPGVLYNLKRRYALNEIYTYTGSILIAVNPFTRLPHLYNEYMMEQYKGVQLGELSPHVFAVADASYRAMLNDSRSQSILVSGESGAGKTETTKLIMRYLTYVGGRAVLDDRSVEQQVLESNPLLEAFGNAKTVRNDNSSRFGKFVEIQFDTSGRISGAAIRTYLLERSRVVQITDPERNFHCFYQLCASGKDAELYKLGHASTFHYLNQSKTYELEGTKNEDEYWKTKRAMDIVGISRSDQDAIFRTLAAILHLGNIEFSPGKDSDSSKIKDSTSNFHLQMTATLLMCDPDLLVSSLCSRSIHTNEGIIIKELDCAAAAANRDALAKTVYARLFDWLVENINKSIGQDVDSKAQIGVLDIYGFESFKHNSFEQFCINFANEKLQQHFNEHVFKMEQEEYKSEKINWSYIEFIDNQDMLDLIEKKPIGIIALLDEACMFPKSTHATFASKMFRNLSSHPRLEKTKFSETNFTISHYAGKVTYQTDSFLEKNRDYIVAEHCNLLSSSRCPLVSGLFSSLPEESLRSSYKFSSVASRFKQQLQALMETLSSTEPHYVRCVKPNSVNRPQLFENQSVLHQLRCGGVLEAVRISLAGYPTRRTYAEFVDRFGVLVPELMFGSHDERALTEAVLEKMKLDNFQLGRNKVFLRAGQIAILDVRRAEVLDNAARRIQNCFRTFAARKEFVKTKKATISIQAYCRGCFARKMYKIRRETAAAIILQKYARRLLLQRNYHETCSAALFIQSCIRGFIARHYFSAIREQKAALVIQSFWRKRKVAMLFQRYKQAAIAIQCAWRQKLARRELRKLRMTANEAGALREAKNKLEKKLDDLTLRLTLERRIRAAGEETKLVEISKRDKIIETLSAECAAAKLSARCEHDKNLVLQRQLDDSLREISMLRSKKILKAEEEKENSNLKNIVESLSEKNSLLENELSTARKNSDDTMEKLKDVEGKCTRLQQNLDKLQEKLTNLENENHVLRQKAFSITPKPPPEKFPNSIGLTNSDQKRPFESPTPTKYPSPIQHSTGSRRARLPVERHEGNHEILLSCIKENLGFKDGKPVAACIIYRCLLHWRAFESERTAIFDHVIEAINDVLKAKEAAGRLPYWLSNTSALLCLLQKNLRSNGFFGTPSRRSAGGLGGKLAQLAGRGDTAQVDARYPAILFKQQLTACVEKIFGQLRDNLKKEISPLLSLCIQAPKSTRPGKAPKAPGVGAQQPSNSHWDNIVSFLNLLMDTLRENHVPSFFIRKLITQLFSFVNIQLFNSLLLRRECCTFSNGEYVKAGLSLLEKWITDVSEEFAGTSWHELNYIRQAVGFLVIHQKRKKTLEEISQDLCPSLSLRQIYRICSMYWDDKYNTQGISNEVVAAMREMVNKDTQNLASNSFLLDDDLSIPFSTEDLSIAIPAIDYADVELPVSLHHYPSAQFLLTAS from the exons ATGAGCTACCGGAAGGGGTCCAAGGTCTGGgtggaggagaagggggagggctGGGTGGAGGCCGAGGTGGTCGAGGCCAAGGACCGCAGCGCCGTCGTCGTGCTCACGAGCCAGCGGAAGAAG aTTTCAGTTTTACCGGAGAAATTGCTGCCTAGGGACACAGATGAAGATCTCGGTGGGGGCCATGTTGATGACATGACCAAACTGACCTATCTTAATGAACCGGGTGTTCTATACAATCTGAAGCGAAGATATGCATTAAATGAGATATAC ACATACACTGGAAGCATCTTGATTGCTGTTAATCCTTTCACGAGGCTGCCTCACCTGTACAATGAGTACATGATGGAGCAATATAAGGGTGTCCAGTTAGGAGAGTTGAGTCCACATGTTTTTGCGGTCGCTGACGCATCATACAG GGCTATGCTGAATGATTCCCGGAGCCAGTCTATCTTAGTTAGTGGTGAAAGCGGTGCTGGAAAGACTGAAACTACAAAGCTCATCATGCGGTATCTCACATATGTTGGTGGTAGAGCTGTTCTTGATGATCGATCAGTTGAGCAACAAGTTCTCGAA TCTAACCCTCTTTTGGAGGCATTTGGGAATGCAAAAACAGTTAGAAATGACAACTCGAG CCGATTTGGAAAATTTGTCGAGATCCAGTTTGATACAAGTGGTAGAATATCCGGAGCTGCAATTAGGACCTATCTTCTGGAAAGATCTCGTGTTGTGCAAATTACTGATCCTGAAAGAAACTTTCATTGTTTTTATCAATTATGCGCATCGGGGAAG GATGCGGAGTTATACAAGCTTGGTCATGCAAGCACTTTTCACTACTTGAATCAAAGCAAGACTTATGAATTGGAAGGGACAAAGAATGAAGATGAGTACTGGAAGACAAAAAGGGCAATGGATATTGTCGGAATCAGCAGAAGCGATCAG GATGCTATATTTCGGACATTGGCAGCCATTCTCCATCTTGGCAATATTGAGTTTTCTCCGGGAAAGGATTCTGATTCGTCGAAAATTAAAGATTCAACATCAAATTTTCACCTTCAAATGACTGCTACACTACTCAT GTGCGATCCAGATCTGTTGGTCTCATCTTTATGTAGCCGGTCTATACACACCAATGAAGGAATAATTATAAAAGAATTAGATTGTGCTGCAGCAGCGGCTAATCGTGATGCTCTAGCAAAGACTGTATACGCAAGACTATTTGACTG GCTTGTTGAGAATATTAACAAGTCAATTGGTCAAGATGTTGATTCCAAGGCACAAATCGGTGTTTTGGATATCTACGGCTTTGAAAGCTTCAAACACAACAG CTTTGAGCAGTTTTgcatcaactttgccaatgaaaAGCTTCAGCAACATTTTAACGAG CACGTATTCAAGATGGAGCAGGAGGAGTACAAAAGCGAGAAAATTAATTGGAGCTACATTGAATTCATTGACAATCAAGATATGTTGGATTTGATCGAAAAG AAACCTATTGGAATCATTGCACTGCTGGATGAGGCTTG TATGTTTCCAAAATCTACTCACGCAACCTTTGCATCAAAGATGTTCAGAAACTTGTCTTCCCATCCTAGGCTTGAGAAGACCAAGTTCTCAGAAACAAATTTTACTATCTCTCACTATGCTGGGAAG GTGACGTATCAAACAGATTCTTTTCTGGAGAAGAACCGGGATTATATTGTTGCAGAGCACTGCAATCTTTTATCATCTTCAAGATGTCCACTTGTTTCTGGACTTTTTAGTTCTTTGCCAGAAGAGTCATTAAGATCATCGTACAAGTTCTCATCAGTTGCTTCCCGATTTAAG CAACAACTTCAAGCCCTCATGGAAACGCTGAGCTCGACAGAACCTCACTATGTACGCTGTGTGAAGCCGAATTCTGTTAATCGACCTCAGCTTTTTGAAAATCAAAGCGTCTTGCACCAACTTCGTTGTGGA GGTGTTTTAGAGGCTGTTCGCATTAGTCTTGCTGGCTATCCTACCAGAAGGACATATGCTGAATTTGTTGATCGGTTTGGAGTCCTAGTTCCTGAACTGATGTTCGGAAG TCATGATGAAAGGGCGTTGACAGAGGCAGTTCTTGAAAAAATGAAGCTTGACAATTTTCAA CTTGGTCGAAATAAGGTCTTCCTTAGAGCCGGTCAAATCGCGATACTAGATGTGCGTCGTGCTGAGGTTTTGGACAATGCTGCGCGGCGCATTCAAAATTGTTTCAGAACATTCGCCGCCCGCAAAGAGTTTGTGAAAACAAAGAAGGCTACAATTTCAATACAAGCATATTGTAGAG GTTGTTTTGCAAGGAAAAtgtataagatcagaagagaaACAGCGGCTGCCATAATTCTTCAGAAGTATGCAAGAAGGTTACTGTTACAGCGGAATTACCATGAAACATGTTCAGCAGCTCTGTTTATCCAGTCTTGTATTCGAGGGTTTATTGCTCGCCACTATTTCTCAGCCATCAGGGAGCAGAAGGCTGCGTTAGTGATACAG TCCTTCTGGAGAAAACGGAAGGTTGCCATGCTTTTCCAGCGTTACAAGCAAGCCGCTATAGCAATTCAGTGTGCTTGGCGACAAAAGCTTGCAAGAAGGGAGCTAAGGAAACTCAGAATG ACTGCAAATGAAGCTGGTGCACTCCGGGAGGCGAAGAATAAGCTTGAGAAAAAGTTGGATGATCTTACTTTAAGACTTACTCTGGAAAGGAGAATACGG GCTGCTGGTGAGGAAACAAAGTTGGTGGAGATATCAAAGCGGGACAAAATAATCGAAACATTAAGCGCAGAATGTGCTGCAGCTAAATTATCTGCCCGGTGTGAACACGACAAAAATCTGGTTCTCCAGAGGCAGTTGGACGATTCTTTGAGAGAGATATCTATGTTGCGCAGTAAGAAGATTCTGAaagcagaagaagaaaaggagaactcTAATCTAAAG AACATAGTCGAATCATTATCGGAGAAGAATTCATTATTGGAAAATGAACTCAGCACAGCTCGTAAAAATAGTGATGATACGATGGAGAAACTGAAAGATGTGGAGGGAAAATGCACCCGTCTCCAGCAAAATTTGGACAA ATTGCAGGAGAAACTTACGAACTTGGAAAATGAAAATCATGTTCTAAGGCAAAAGGCATTTAGCATTACTCCAAAACCGCCGCCTGAG AAATTTCCTAACTCGATTGGTCTGACGAACAGCGATCAGAAGCGCCCATTT GAATCCCCAACACCAACAAAATATCCGTCTCCTATTCAACATAGCACTGGGTCAAGGAGGGCAAGGTTGCCTGTTGAAAGGCATGAG GGAAACCATgaaatcctgttaagttgcataaaGGAGAATTTAGGGTTCAaggatggcaaaccagttgctgcatgTATCATCTACAGATGCCTTCTACATTGGCGTGCTTTTGAATCAGAGAGGACTGCTATTTTTGATCATGTGATTGAAGCCATAAACGATGTTCTCAAG GCAAAGGAAGCAGCTGGTAGATTACCTTATTGGTTGTCCAATACTTCTGCACTGCTGTGTCTTCTACAGAAGAATCTACGGTCAAACGGATTTTTTGGTACACCATCTCGCCGCTCTGCTGGAGGGCTAGGTGGGAAGTTAGCCCAA CTTGCAGGGCGTGGTGATACTGCACAAGTGGATGCTAGGTATCCAGCCATACTATTCAAACAGCAACTaacagcatgtgttgaaaagatcTTTGGGCAGCTAAGGGATAATCTAAAAAAGGAAATATCACCTCTTCTCAGTCTTTGCATTCAG GCTCCAAAATCAACACGACCTGGAAAAGCTCCCAAAGCACCAGGGGTTGGTGCTCAACAGCCATCGAACTCCCATTGGGACAACATTGTCAGTTTCCTAAATTTGCTTATGGATACTCTGCGTGAAAATCAT GTGCCATCGTTCTTTATACGTAAGCTGATCACTCAGTTATTCTCCTTCGTCAACATACAACTTTTCAACAG TCTTCTTCTCCGGCGTGAATGTTGTACATTCTCCAATGGAGAATATGTTAAAGCTGGACTGTCATTGCTGGAGAAATGGATTACTGATGTCTCTGAGGAG tttgcaGGAACTTCTTGGCATGAGCTTAATTATATTAGACAAGCTGTCGGATTCTTG GTTATACACCAAAAAAGGAAGAAGACACTTGAGGAGATCAGTCAAGATCTCTGCCCG TCCTTGAGCCTTAGGCAAATCTACAGGATATGCTCGATGTACTGGGACGACAAGTACAATACCCAGGGAATATCAAATGAG GTTGTTGCTGCAATGCGGGAGATGGTCAACAAAGATACCCAGAACCTCGCGTCAAATTCCTTTTTGTTGGATGACGATTTAAG TATACCGTTTTCGACCGAGGATTTATCGATCGCCATCCCAGCGATAGATTATGCGGACGTGGAGCTGCCGGTATCTCTTCATCACTATCCGTCCGCGCAGTTTCTGCTCACGGCATCATGA
- the LOC123403126 gene encoding serine/threonine-protein kinase RIPK-like, producing MRAFLMGCFHPRGGATDPAAVADGDEAATATATAKATAPPTRKGKKKSMRRAPSATARLRSLSFDDLSRTLASSGMHAFTVAELRAATRNFSGSHFIGEGGFGPVYKGFLDDKVVAGMQPQHVAVKYLDAEGPQGHREWLAEVVYLGMQLSHPHLVKLVGYCYQEHHRMLVYEYMARGSLEHHLFKNLLASLPWATRLKIAVGAAKGLAFLHEAETPVIYRDFKASNILLESDYTAKLSDFGLAKEGPSGDDTHVSTRVMGTHGYAAPEYILTGHLTARSDVYSFGVVLLELLTGRRSVDKRRRGREQNLVDWARPYLRRPDKLHRVMDPSLEGSYSDQAAAKAAAVAYSCLHSVPKNRPTMREVVDSLEPLMRLCGDVPAGLFVYTAPEAKLVDDEPDKAAGEEAKDGGASVSAAAAARKKCQRSAVHAESAAPKYASSVAGKESRGSPRQRRDRGA from the exons ATGAGGGCGTTCCTGATGGGCTGCTTCCACCCGCGCGGCGGCGCCACGGACCCGGCCGCGGTGGCGGACGGCGACGAGGCGGCCACGGCCACGGCCACGGCCAAGGCCACGGCGCCGCCCACCAGGAAGGGCAAGAAGAAGTCGATGCGGCGGGCGCCGAGCGCGACGGCGAGGCTGCGCTCCCTCTCCTTCGACGACCTGTCCCGGACGCTGGCCTCGTCGGGGATGCACGCCTTCACGGTCGCCGAGCTGCGGGCCGCCACCCGCAACTTCTCCGGCAGCCACTTCATCGGGGAGGGCGGGTTCGGGCCGGTCTACAAGGGCTTCCTCGACGACAAGGTGGTCGCCGGGATGCAGCCGCAGCACGTGGCCGTCAAGTACCTGGACGCCGAGGGGCCGCAGGGCCACCGAGAGTGGCTCGCCGAGGTCGTCTACCTCGGCATGCAGCTCAGCCACCCGCACCTGGTCAAGCTCGTCGGATACTGCTACCAGGAGCACCACCGCATGCTCGTCTACGAGTACATGGCCCGCGGCAGCCTCGAGCACCACCTCTTCAAGA ATCTGCTGGCGAGCTTGCCGTGGGCAACGAGGCTGAAGATCGCGGTGGGGGCGGCCAAGGGGCTGGCGTTCCTGCACGAGGCCGAGACGCCGGTCATCTACAGGGACTTCAAGGCCTCCAACATCCTGCTCGAATCG GACTACACGGCGAAGCTGTCGGACTTCGGGCTGGCCAAGGAGGGGCCGTCGGGGGACGACACGCACGTGTCCACCCGGGTGATGGGCACGCACGGCTACGCGGCGCCGGAGTACATCCTCACGGGCCACCTGACGGCGAGGAGCGACGTGTACAGCTTCGGGGTGGTGCTGCTGGAGCTGCTCACGGGCCGCCGGAGCGTCGACAAGCGCCGCCGCGGCCGCGAGCAGAACCTCGTCGACTGGGCGCGCCCCTACCTGCGGCGGCCGGACAAGCTGCACCGCGTCATGGACCCCAGCCTCGAGGGCAGCTACTCCGACCAGGCCGCCGCCAAGGCCGCCGCCGTCGCCTACAGCTGCCTGCACAGCGTGCCCAAGAACCGCCCCACCATGCGCGAGGTCGTCGACTCGCTCGAGCCGCTCATGCGCTTGTGCGGCGACGTGCCCGCCGGCCTGTTCGTCTACACCGCGCCGGAGGCCAAGCTCGTCGACGACGAGCCCGATAAGGCGGCCGGCGAGGAGGCCAAGGACGGCGGCGCTAGcgtgtcggcggcggcggcggccaggaaGAAGTGCCAGCGCTCGGCCGTGCACGCCGAGAGCGCGGCGCCCAAGTACGCCAGCTCGGTGGCCGGGAAAGAGAGCCGGGGCTCGCCGAGGCAGAGAAGGGACAGAGGGGCGTGA